One genomic segment of Occultella kanbiaonis includes these proteins:
- a CDS encoding amidohydrolase, giving the protein MSTPSDPDRVLLRRVRRPGGGEPFDVLISGGRVASMSDGGGRPGVAGTDAGVESVDADGAFLVPGLWDAHVHMQQWALLRERLDVSAAASAAHVLRLVADHLAGRAAGPGRHDHGPLNGFGFRDGLWPDRPTLAALDAVAGEVPVVLVSGDVHGAWVNGAGARLLGVTVGADGMVREGYWFEASRDYEEAPEALREQLVARAARAAAARGVTGIVDLELADNVAAWQGRIGAGVDQLRVRAGCYPDRLEQTVAAGLPTGAVVDGTGGLLTVGPLKIISDGALNTRTAHCRHAYPDGGHGVQEWSGEQMLDLVTRANGAGLATTIHAIGDRANTIALDVFAAAGVGGRIEHAQLIDAADVPRFAELGVTASVQPEHLLDDRDVADVYWSGRTMDAFPLASLAAAGARIRFGSDAPVSPLDPWLAISAAVARTKDEREPWHPEQRIGAALALACAADGRTSVRVGDVADLVLVGADPFDTDPVRGLREMPMLATLLGGRFTHRDGI; this is encoded by the coding sequence GTGTCCACACCGAGTGACCCGGACCGCGTGCTGCTGCGTCGCGTCCGCCGGCCCGGCGGGGGCGAGCCGTTCGACGTCCTGATCAGTGGTGGTCGGGTCGCGTCGATGTCCGACGGCGGCGGCCGGCCGGGCGTCGCCGGCACCGATGCCGGGGTCGAGTCGGTCGACGCCGACGGTGCGTTTCTGGTGCCCGGCTTGTGGGACGCGCACGTGCACATGCAGCAGTGGGCGCTGCTGCGGGAGCGCCTCGACGTCAGCGCCGCGGCGTCGGCCGCGCACGTCCTGCGGCTGGTCGCCGACCACCTCGCGGGGCGCGCTGCCGGCCCGGGCCGGCACGACCATGGACCGCTGAACGGCTTCGGGTTCCGGGACGGACTCTGGCCCGATCGGCCGACGCTGGCCGCGCTCGATGCCGTGGCCGGCGAGGTGCCGGTGGTTCTGGTCAGTGGCGACGTGCACGGCGCCTGGGTGAACGGCGCCGGCGCGCGGCTGCTCGGCGTGACCGTCGGGGCCGACGGCATGGTCCGCGAGGGGTACTGGTTCGAGGCGTCCCGTGACTACGAGGAGGCGCCCGAAGCGCTGCGCGAGCAACTCGTGGCGCGAGCCGCGCGGGCTGCCGCGGCGCGGGGTGTGACCGGGATCGTGGACCTGGAGCTGGCGGACAACGTCGCCGCCTGGCAGGGCCGGATCGGCGCCGGGGTGGACCAGTTGCGGGTCCGGGCCGGCTGCTACCCGGACCGGCTCGAGCAGACCGTGGCCGCGGGGTTGCCGACCGGTGCCGTGGTGGACGGCACCGGTGGCCTGCTCACCGTCGGGCCGCTCAAGATCATCTCCGACGGGGCACTGAACACGCGCACCGCGCACTGCCGGCACGCCTATCCCGACGGCGGGCACGGCGTGCAGGAGTGGAGCGGGGAGCAGATGCTCGACCTGGTCACCCGGGCCAACGGAGCGGGCCTGGCCACGACCATCCACGCGATCGGGGACCGGGCGAACACGATCGCCCTCGACGTGTTCGCCGCGGCCGGGGTCGGCGGGCGCATCGAGCACGCCCAGTTGATCGATGCGGCCGATGTGCCCAGGTTCGCCGAACTCGGGGTCACCGCGAGCGTGCAGCCCGAGCATCTCCTCGATGACCGCGACGTCGCCGACGTGTACTGGTCGGGCCGGACCATGGATGCGTTCCCGCTCGCGTCCCTGGCCGCCGCGGGCGCGCGGATCCGGTTCGGGTCGGACGCGCCGGTCTCCCCGCTGGATCCCTGGCTGGCCATCTCCGCCGCGGTGGCGCGCACCAAGGACGAGCGCGAGCCGTGGCACCCCGAGCAGCGCATCGGCGCTGCCCTGGCGCTCGCCTGTGCCGCCGACGGGCGGACGAGCGTCCGCGTCGGCGACGTCGCCGACCTCGTGCTGGTCGGCGCGGACCCGTTCGACACGGACCCCGTCCGAGGGCTGCGGGAGATGCCGATGCTGGCCACCCTGCTCGGCGGCAGGTTCACTCACCGCGACGGGATCTGA
- a CDS encoding DUF4862 family protein, with the protein MTGTGLVLGAYALFAGREPDELPDAYRALEGLSDVDALEIPLENAVGATPGWEAGADGLPTLVPEGWDLVITCIPTVVGRLSADANYGLASTDADGRAAAVEDVRRALTLVQRVADLAGRQRIRAIEINSAPTPAASVGEFERSLTELLESDPTGTTLAVEHCDAPRPGRTPEKGFLELHAELTVIEAIADPRLGVTVNWGRSAIEGRSAQTPEEHVRMAAARGRLAGLIFSGATPAPGASGVAWQDGHIAPRGAGGDDAWPESLLGPEEMRRTFAAAAPSAPAYRGLKVTAGPPSRTVTERLQIAGDAIAMLLDAERRAAAGS; encoded by the coding sequence ATGACCGGGACCGGGCTCGTACTCGGCGCGTACGCGCTGTTCGCCGGCCGCGAACCGGACGAACTACCCGACGCCTACCGTGCCCTCGAGGGCCTCTCTGACGTGGATGCACTCGAGATTCCCCTCGAGAACGCGGTCGGCGCGACGCCAGGCTGGGAGGCGGGCGCCGACGGACTGCCGACGCTCGTGCCCGAGGGCTGGGATCTCGTGATCACCTGCATCCCCACGGTTGTGGGGCGACTGTCGGCCGATGCGAACTACGGACTCGCGTCGACGGACGCCGACGGACGCGCGGCAGCGGTCGAGGACGTGCGCCGCGCCCTCACGCTCGTGCAGCGCGTCGCGGACCTGGCCGGTCGGCAACGGATCCGCGCCATCGAGATCAACAGCGCCCCGACACCGGCCGCATCGGTCGGCGAGTTCGAGCGGTCCCTGACCGAGCTGCTCGAGTCGGACCCGACCGGCACAACTCTCGCCGTCGAGCACTGCGACGCACCCCGACCGGGCCGGACCCCGGAGAAGGGGTTCCTCGAGCTCCACGCCGAGCTCACCGTGATCGAGGCCATCGCGGACCCCCGGCTCGGCGTCACCGTGAACTGGGGCCGGAGCGCCATCGAGGGCCGCTCCGCGCAGACCCCTGAGGAGCACGTTCGGATGGCAGCGGCGCGCGGCCGACTTGCCGGCCTCATCTTCTCCGGAGCCACCCCCGCGCCCGGGGCCTCCGGGGTGGCATGGCAGGACGGGCACATCGCACCCCGCGGCGCCGGAGGCGACGACGCCTGGCCGGAGAGCCTCCTCGGACCCGAGGAGATGCGTCGCACGTTCGCTGCTGCCGCGCCGTCGGCTCCGGCCTACCGGGGCCTGAAGGTCACCGCGGGTCCGCCGAGCCGGACCGTGACGGAACGCCTCCAGATCGCAGGCGACGCCATCGCGATGCTGCTCGACGCCGAGCGGCGCGCTGCGGCCGGCTCGTAG
- a CDS encoding nitroreductase family protein — protein MTLPLSPDELLSTTRSVRKRLDLDRPVPFELVRECVEVALQAPSGGNRQAWHWIVVTDEAKRAAIGEFYSRSYGAYRSERASRPVPSGRVAAQARVASSSDHLAEVMGRVPVLTIAAIEAPELPEGNQAGLWGSLLPAAWSYALAARARGLGTAWTTLHLPYEHEVAELLGVPAHVRQGVLLPTAYFTGETFRPAPREGVDSVLHHDSW, from the coding sequence ATGACGCTGCCGCTGTCCCCGGACGAACTGCTCAGCACGACCCGCTCGGTGCGCAAGCGCCTCGACCTCGACCGCCCGGTCCCCTTCGAGCTGGTCCGGGAGTGCGTCGAGGTGGCACTGCAGGCGCCGAGCGGCGGAAACCGGCAGGCTTGGCACTGGATCGTGGTGACCGACGAGGCGAAGCGCGCCGCCATCGGTGAGTTCTACTCCCGCTCCTACGGCGCCTATCGGAGCGAACGGGCGAGCCGCCCCGTCCCGTCCGGCCGGGTCGCCGCCCAGGCCCGCGTCGCATCCTCCTCCGACCACCTCGCCGAGGTCATGGGCCGGGTTCCGGTGCTCACCATCGCCGCGATCGAGGCTCCCGAACTTCCCGAGGGGAACCAGGCGGGACTGTGGGGGTCGCTGCTCCCGGCGGCGTGGAGCTACGCGCTCGCTGCGCGCGCCCGCGGGTTGGGCACGGCATGGACCACGCTGCATCTTCCGTACGAGCACGAGGTTGCCGAGCTGCTCGGTGTGCCCGCCCACGTGCGCCAGGGCGTGCTGCTCCCGACCGCGTACTTCACCGGGGAGACGTTCCGACCGGCGCCGCGTGAAGGCGTGGACTCGGTGCTCCACCACGACTCCTGGTAG
- a CDS encoding HNH endonuclease signature motif containing protein, with the protein MRMMDWTTGHTRADGVPADGTSPVVDLASDPRHEAGLGALLGGSLDDRLFVLDCVTAAFAATDRFQEQHDHTGRALGEASVRAHRNIEILTGRRLDWLAAERAEGLWDLSGKVRTYTQHVARTHKMSFARASREVRLADRFSNDLPEVREALRTGQLGIEQAGLIATVAASSAARRAALRLPARGMTTTTQAEPQPGETTPTGDTTQAGRAPQAGDAPETSDGPETSNGPETGDGPKPGETTQTGDTAQTGDTAQTGEADGAAGEAGGEADAASDAAGEAVSAGPFDADATAESVILTLASAGSFEDLRVVCKYFAALADAESDERGYREACEREFFDLAATTGGFHLSGFLTEEHGQLVKETLTALTPVPAAGDTRTASQRRAQALADAAQLILNQGLAGTGQSVRPHMGVLISAPEFEHILATSTHHGWGTDTHDTAADPTGAEPGNTEADPTRAEAGVEQPGAGQPGAGQPAAERPGADIPDWARMDPDANPADACDARPVFGRDLPPLRLGTGGLTNLKALEHVDWAAILSQPPATWADGTGPVPPSVLRRIACGGEIYRVIFGPDSEIINVGRAHRRFTNARRRAMVARDRHCTYPGCAAPPPLCEGHHSVVHWADGGNTDLNNGALLCFYHHRYVDTHQIAMIWNGGEWQFFTKDGEQIHGPGP; encoded by the coding sequence GTGAGGATGATGGACTGGACCACGGGTCACACGCGGGCCGACGGCGTGCCCGCAGACGGGACCAGCCCGGTCGTCGACCTCGCCTCGGATCCGCGGCACGAAGCGGGGCTTGGCGCCTTGTTGGGCGGGTCGTTGGACGACCGGCTCTTCGTGCTCGACTGCGTGACCGCGGCGTTCGCGGCCACGGACCGGTTCCAGGAGCAGCACGACCACACCGGTCGGGCACTTGGCGAGGCCAGTGTGCGGGCCCACCGCAATATCGAGATCCTGACCGGGCGGCGCCTGGACTGGCTCGCGGCCGAGCGGGCCGAGGGCCTGTGGGACCTGTCCGGCAAGGTCCGCACCTACACCCAGCACGTCGCGCGCACGCACAAGATGTCCTTCGCCCGGGCCTCGCGTGAGGTCCGGCTGGCCGACCGGTTCAGCAACGACCTGCCCGAGGTCCGCGAAGCCCTACGCACCGGCCAGCTCGGCATCGAGCAGGCCGGCCTGATCGCGACCGTCGCGGCCTCGAGCGCGGCGCGCCGGGCCGCGCTGCGGCTACCCGCACGCGGGATGACCACCACCACCCAGGCAGAACCCCAACCCGGCGAGACCACACCGACCGGTGACACCACGCAAGCCGGCCGAGCACCGCAGGCCGGAGACGCACCGGAGACGAGCGACGGGCCGGAGACGAGCAACGGACCGGAGACGGGCGACGGGCCGAAGCCGGGCGAGACCACGCAGACGGGCGATACCGCGCAGACAGGCGATACCGCGCAGACGGGCGAGGCCGACGGGGCTGCGGGCGAGGCCGGTGGTGAGGCCGACGCGGCCAGCGACGCGGCGGGCGAGGCTGTGAGCGCGGGTCCGTTCGATGCTGACGCGACCGCGGAGTCAGTGATCCTCACACTCGCGAGTGCTGGTTCGTTCGAGGACCTACGCGTGGTCTGCAAGTACTTCGCCGCGCTCGCCGACGCCGAGTCCGACGAGCGCGGCTACCGGGAAGCCTGCGAACGCGAGTTCTTCGACCTCGCCGCCACCACCGGCGGCTTCCACCTGTCCGGGTTCCTGACCGAGGAACACGGCCAACTCGTCAAGGAGACCCTCACCGCCCTCACCCCCGTCCCCGCCGCCGGGGACACCCGCACCGCCAGCCAACGTCGCGCCCAGGCGCTCGCCGACGCAGCACAACTCATCCTCAACCAGGGCCTGGCCGGCACCGGCCAATCCGTCCGGCCGCACATGGGCGTACTGATCAGCGCACCTGAGTTCGAACACATCCTCGCCACCAGCACCCACCACGGCTGGGGCACCGACACCCACGACACCGCAGCCGACCCCACCGGCGCCGAGCCCGGGAACACCGAAGCCGACCCCACTCGCGCCGAGGCCGGGGTGGAGCAGCCCGGGGCTGGGCAGCCCGGGGCTGGACAGCCCGCTGCGGAGCGGCCCGGGGCGGACATCCCCGACTGGGCACGCATGGACCCCGACGCAAACCCGGCCGATGCCTGCGACGCGCGGCCCGTGTTCGGCCGCGACCTACCGCCGCTGCGGCTCGGCACCGGCGGTCTGACCAACCTCAAGGCGCTCGAACACGTCGACTGGGCTGCGATCCTGTCCCAACCCCCAGCGACCTGGGCCGACGGCACCGGCCCCGTCCCGCCCTCAGTACTCCGCCGGATCGCCTGCGGCGGCGAGATCTACCGCGTCATCTTCGGACCCGACTCCGAAATCATCAACGTCGGACGAGCCCACCGCCGCTTCACCAACGCACGACGCCGAGCCATGGTCGCCAGAGACCGACACTGCACATACCCCGGCTGCGCCGCCCCACCACCACTGTGCGAGGGGCACCACTCCGTCGTCCACTGGGCCGACGGCGGCAACACCGACCTCAACAACGGCGCCCTCCTGTGCTTCTACCACCACCGCTACGTCGACACCCATCAGATCGCCATGATCTGGAACGGCGGCGAGTGGCAGTTCTTCACCAAGGACGGAGAACAGATCCACGGCCCCGGGCCATGA
- a CDS encoding FadR/GntR family transcriptional regulator, with the protein MTAQSGAGRALASQAVTRTRIRDLIVERRLKAGDPLPTEPELMAELGVSRNSLREAIKAMQAVGIIDVRHGYGTFVGSAGLKSLEEGLGFRLTLSASGDLADVRELLQLRRALEVGLAREVTAYWSQGSRAPLEAVVAEMDAAAAAGRYFPDEDWRFHATMYEPLNNGLILDLLRVFWRTFQYVDDKLPGPRYTPTDAVSWHREICDALASGEPERVAQSLVDHFDGISVRLAAAGKSGTTKD; encoded by the coding sequence ATGACGGCGCAGAGCGGAGCAGGACGGGCCTTGGCCAGCCAGGCCGTGACCCGGACCAGGATCCGCGACCTGATCGTCGAGCGCAGGCTGAAGGCCGGCGACCCGCTACCCACCGAGCCGGAGTTGATGGCCGAGCTCGGCGTCTCCCGGAACTCGCTCCGCGAGGCGATCAAGGCCATGCAGGCCGTCGGCATCATCGACGTGCGGCACGGCTACGGGACATTCGTCGGCTCGGCCGGCCTGAAATCCCTGGAGGAAGGGCTCGGCTTCCGGCTCACCCTGTCCGCGAGCGGGGACCTCGCCGACGTCCGGGAACTGCTGCAACTGCGGCGCGCCCTCGAGGTCGGTCTCGCCCGCGAGGTCACCGCGTACTGGTCCCAGGGCTCTCGAGCGCCGCTGGAGGCCGTGGTGGCGGAGATGGACGCGGCCGCGGCCGCGGGCCGGTACTTCCCGGATGAGGACTGGCGCTTTCACGCCACCATGTACGAGCCCTTGAACAACGGACTCATCCTCGACCTGCTCCGTGTCTTCTGGCGGACCTTCCAGTACGTCGACGACAAGCTGCCGGGCCCGCGTTACACGCCCACGGACGCCGTGAGCTGGCACCGGGAGATCTGCGATGCACTCGCCTCCGGCGAGCCCGAGCGCGTCGCCCAGTCCCTCGTCGACCACTTCGACGGGATCAGCGTTCGGCTCGCCGCAGCCGGGAAGTCCGGCACCACGAAGGACTGA
- a CDS encoding dihydrodipicolinate synthase family protein, translating into MTSHGRLAGVIPPLCTPLTPEGRVDEPSLDRLVDHLIEGGVHGLFVLGTTGEVSALTDAQREQVVVAAVARAGGRLPVLAGAIDTGTERVVDQARRAAAAGADAVVVTAPFYAATHHEEIRRHFAEVAARVDVPVVAYDIPSKVGTKLSPDTVIELAAEGAIVAVKDSSGSDVSLRALLSRRSARGLDLSVFTGSELTVDYAIGLGCDGVVPGLGNVDPAGYRRLFDLASAGQVELARAEQDRLFELFGITSVASRAGRSATSAALGAFKAALVEFGVIAGATLARPGIPLDEAERAGVRALIAEFGPRIGERVGAGTIGSGSEEPVGQ; encoded by the coding sequence GTGACGAGCCATGGCCGCCTCGCCGGCGTCATCCCACCCCTGTGCACCCCACTCACACCCGAAGGGAGGGTCGACGAACCCTCACTGGACCGGCTCGTCGACCACCTCATCGAGGGCGGCGTGCACGGACTCTTCGTCCTCGGCACCACCGGCGAGGTGAGCGCACTCACCGATGCCCAGCGCGAACAGGTGGTGGTTGCCGCGGTGGCGCGTGCGGGCGGGCGGCTGCCCGTGCTTGCCGGCGCGATCGACACGGGTACCGAGCGGGTGGTGGACCAGGCTCGACGCGCCGCCGCGGCCGGGGCGGATGCCGTGGTGGTGACCGCGCCGTTCTACGCGGCGACCCATCACGAGGAGATCCGCCGGCACTTCGCCGAGGTCGCGGCCCGCGTGGACGTGCCGGTGGTGGCCTACGACATCCCGTCCAAGGTGGGCACCAAACTGTCGCCGGACACTGTCATCGAGCTCGCCGCCGAAGGTGCGATCGTCGCCGTCAAGGACTCCAGCGGCTCCGACGTCTCGTTGCGCGCACTGTTGTCGAGGCGATCCGCACGAGGCCTCGACCTGTCCGTCTTCACGGGGTCCGAGCTCACCGTCGACTACGCGATCGGGTTGGGCTGCGACGGCGTGGTGCCGGGTCTGGGCAACGTGGACCCGGCCGGCTACCGGCGCCTGTTCGATCTGGCCAGCGCGGGTCAGGTCGAACTGGCACGCGCCGAGCAGGACCGCCTCTTCGAGCTGTTCGGGATCACCAGCGTCGCCAGCAGGGCCGGGCGGTCGGCCACGTCGGCCGCACTCGGCGCGTTCAAGGCCGCCCTGGTGGAGTTCGGAGTGATCGCCGGAGCCACGCTGGCGCGACCCGGTATTCCCCTCGACGAGGCGGAGCGGGCGGGGGTCCGCGCACTCATCGCCGAGTTCGGACCGCGGATCGGTGAGAGAGTAGGGGCTGGAACGATCGGATCTGGAAGTGAGGAGCCCGTGGGGCAATGA
- a CDS encoding sialidase family protein: MSSRAQISGAAPAANGQELFAAGTLGYASFRIPALIASGPHLLAFCEGRRDSAGDTGRIDVVVRHSPDSGATWAPMTVVARRPDHTTGNPMPLLTAAGEVVLLTVTNGATVSESDLMRPGVSEGDRRRVWVQHAPSPGEPFGNPIEVTDQVRRPDWGWFATGPGHGLTLANGPHRGRLVAACTHSVLSDAPGDHAYGGHLLLSDDDGHTWRVGAVDSVPRPVGAALNPNEATAAELPDGVVYVNARNQARVGGRLGAWSEDGGESFRAPFRQHPELAVPAVQGSMLATGAGVLWLITPGHRTERRDVTLWRSGDAGVTWTRGPVLHEGPGAYSDLTLLADGSLATLVECGSRSAYESIRFIQSSPTEGNS; encoded by the coding sequence ATGTCCTCAAGAGCCCAGATCTCTGGTGCCGCGCCGGCTGCGAACGGGCAGGAGCTCTTCGCAGCGGGCACGCTCGGCTATGCCTCGTTCCGGATCCCCGCCCTGATCGCGTCGGGTCCACACCTGCTGGCGTTCTGTGAGGGACGCCGCGACTCCGCCGGCGACACCGGTCGGATCGACGTGGTGGTGCGACACTCCCCCGACTCCGGTGCCACCTGGGCACCGATGACCGTGGTGGCCCGGCGCCCGGACCACACGACCGGCAACCCGATGCCGCTCCTCACCGCGGCAGGCGAGGTCGTCCTGCTGACGGTCACCAACGGGGCGACGGTGTCCGAGTCGGACCTGATGCGCCCGGGGGTCAGCGAGGGCGACCGGCGCCGCGTCTGGGTGCAGCACGCACCGAGCCCCGGTGAACCGTTCGGCAACCCGATCGAGGTCACCGACCAGGTCCGGCGCCCGGACTGGGGCTGGTTCGCCACCGGTCCCGGTCACGGGCTCACACTCGCCAACGGTCCGCACCGCGGTCGTCTGGTCGCGGCGTGCACCCACTCGGTCCTGTCCGACGCGCCGGGTGACCATGCCTACGGTGGCCACCTGCTCCTCAGCGACGACGACGGTCACACCTGGCGGGTCGGCGCCGTCGACTCCGTACCGCGCCCGGTGGGTGCGGCTCTGAACCCGAACGAGGCCACTGCCGCGGAGCTGCCCGACGGCGTCGTGTACGTCAACGCACGCAACCAGGCTCGCGTGGGCGGTCGCCTGGGCGCGTGGTCCGAGGACGGCGGGGAGTCCTTTCGGGCGCCCTTCCGTCAGCACCCGGAACTGGCGGTCCCCGCCGTCCAGGGCAGCATGCTGGCCACCGGCGCCGGCGTGCTCTGGCTGATCACCCCGGGGCATCGAACCGAACGCCGGGACGTCACGCTCTGGCGCAGCGGCGACGCCGGCGTCACCTGGACCCGCGGCCCTGTGCTGCACGAGGGTCCCGGGGCCTACAGCGACCTGACGCTCCTGGCCGACGGGTCGCTCGCGACCCTCGTCGAGTGCGGGTCGCGATCCGCGTACGAATCCATACGCTTCATCCAGTCCAGCCCAACGGAAGGTAACTCGTGA
- a CDS encoding extracellular solute-binding protein, with protein MSRSLKFLEADRRTVLKGGVAAAVAALGGGVLASCSSEGSPSGGGGGGGGGGATVELPTYQRFEGATADFPAAAEGMNEGFRAYPSDPQRVISDALGDGEVISFMTNIPGAIPPTRDANSFWQAVEERIGSPLEISMSSNDEYKDKFATRIAGGDIPDILNIPKDVAQLPDLLEATCLDLTEYLSGDAVLDYPFLANLPSQSWPDTRFNGKIFAVPVPRGMSRTSAPIFRQDLTEAAGISEANPGSFDEFMDLCAEMTAPGANRWAWASMPSQYIQQMWGTPYLWAEDGGAFTHMYETDEMLGAIEDMIAVWAAGVVNPDAYTATGGAKKQWLAAGTATFIHDSFVAWNQFYTDNPTITEMQLNMLDVPGRDGGQGSPWMGAANNNITAFNAETTHDPEVLLAIANWMAAPFGTEEYLFRKFGVEGEHYELSGTDPVPTPLGSSEVGIGLQYISDAPMALYLPGRPDVPETQAAVQATMVGRLVDDASYGLYSETKSRMNAQLESAVNDAMNQVVQGNAGIETFTDAVETWRVNGGDAIRGELEEAYAAEHG; from the coding sequence ATGTCGCGTTCATTGAAGTTCCTAGAGGCAGACCGACGCACCGTGCTCAAGGGCGGGGTTGCCGCAGCTGTCGCGGCCCTCGGCGGCGGCGTGCTCGCCAGCTGTTCCAGTGAAGGGTCGCCAAGCGGCGGCGGCGGCGGAGGAGGGGGTGGAGGTGCGACCGTCGAGCTGCCGACCTACCAACGGTTCGAGGGTGCCACCGCGGACTTCCCGGCCGCCGCGGAAGGGATGAACGAGGGGTTCCGCGCCTACCCCTCGGACCCCCAGCGCGTGATCTCCGATGCCCTCGGCGACGGTGAGGTCATCAGCTTCATGACCAACATCCCGGGCGCCATCCCACCCACCCGGGACGCCAACTCGTTCTGGCAGGCGGTCGAGGAACGGATCGGCTCGCCACTCGAGATCTCGATGTCCTCCAACGACGAGTACAAGGACAAGTTCGCCACCCGCATCGCCGGCGGGGACATCCCGGACATCCTGAACATCCCGAAGGACGTGGCCCAGCTACCGGACCTGCTCGAGGCCACCTGCCTCGACCTGACCGAATACCTCTCGGGCGACGCCGTGCTCGACTACCCGTTCCTGGCGAACCTGCCGTCCCAGTCCTGGCCGGACACCCGCTTCAACGGCAAGATCTTCGCGGTCCCGGTGCCCCGTGGCATGTCGCGCACGTCGGCCCCGATCTTCCGCCAGGACCTGACCGAGGCGGCGGGCATCAGCGAGGCGAACCCGGGCAGTTTCGACGAGTTCATGGACCTCTGCGCCGAGATGACGGCGCCGGGCGCGAACCGGTGGGCCTGGGCCTCGATGCCGTCCCAGTACATCCAGCAGATGTGGGGCACGCCCTACCTCTGGGCCGAGGACGGTGGCGCTTTCACGCACATGTACGAGACGGACGAGATGCTCGGCGCGATCGAGGACATGATCGCGGTCTGGGCCGCCGGGGTGGTGAACCCGGACGCGTACACGGCCACCGGTGGTGCGAAGAAGCAGTGGCTCGCCGCAGGGACGGCGACCTTCATCCACGACAGCTTCGTCGCGTGGAACCAGTTCTACACGGACAACCCGACCATCACCGAGATGCAGCTCAACATGCTCGACGTGCCCGGCCGGGACGGCGGTCAGGGGTCGCCCTGGATGGGTGCGGCGAACAACAACATCACCGCGTTCAACGCCGAGACCACGCACGATCCCGAGGTCCTGCTCGCGATCGCGAACTGGATGGCCGCGCCGTTCGGCACCGAGGAGTATCTGTTCCGCAAGTTCGGAGTCGAGGGCGAGCACTACGAACTGTCCGGGACGGACCCTGTGCCAACCCCGCTCGGCAGCTCCGAGGTCGGGATCGGCCTGCAGTACATCAGCGACGCTCCCATGGCGCTGTACCTGCCCGGCCGCCCAGATGTCCCCGAGACGCAGGCCGCGGTGCAGGCCACGATGGTCGGCCGCCTCGTGGACGACGCGTCGTACGGCCTGTACTCGGAGACCAAGTCCCGCATGAACGCCCAGCTCGAGAGCGCCGTCAACGACGCCATGAACCAGGTGGTGCAGGGCAACGCGGGCATCGAGACCTTCACCGACGCCGTCGAGACCTGGCGCGTCAACGGTGGCGACGCCATCCGGGGTGAGTTGGAGGAGGCGTATGCCGCAGAGCACGGCTGA
- a CDS encoding ABC transporter permease gives MPQSTAERRAAPVAAAPSKPVGATHRRPGLPWWRRLSRDRMLVLFALPGMLAVLLFQYVPLLGNVIAFKAYQPFLGIGESPWVGLENFRIIFNGDPAFLAALRNTLILTGLQALLVFPAPIVLALLLNSLFSDRIKRLVQNVLYLPHFLSWVIVVAVFQQMLGGSGLLNNFLRTHDMAALEIIGNPDVFHLLLTAQIIWKDTGWATIIFLAALSTVDPQLYEAAAVDGAGRLRQMWHITLPALKGVIILLFILRLGDSLSVGFEQIILQQAAVGRGVSEVLDTYVYNNGIVGGQWGVSAAVGLVKGVVGVILVLGANKVAHIFGEQGVYKS, from the coding sequence ATGCCGCAGAGCACGGCTGAGAGGCGCGCGGCACCGGTCGCCGCGGCGCCCAGCAAGCCGGTCGGTGCCACGCACCGGCGTCCGGGGCTGCCCTGGTGGCGCCGGCTGAGCCGGGACCGCATGCTGGTGCTGTTCGCGTTGCCCGGGATGCTGGCGGTGCTGTTGTTCCAGTACGTGCCGCTGCTCGGCAACGTCATCGCCTTCAAGGCCTACCAGCCGTTCCTCGGCATCGGCGAGAGCCCATGGGTGGGTCTGGAGAACTTCCGGATCATCTTCAACGGCGACCCCGCGTTCCTGGCCGCGCTGCGCAACACCCTGATCCTCACCGGACTCCAGGCACTGCTGGTGTTCCCTGCACCCATCGTGCTCGCGCTCCTGCTGAACAGCCTGTTCTCGGACCGGATCAAGCGGCTCGTGCAGAACGTCCTGTACCTGCCGCACTTCCTGTCATGGGTGATCGTGGTCGCGGTCTTCCAGCAGATGCTCGGGGGCAGCGGACTGCTGAACAACTTCCTGCGCACGCATGACATGGCCGCCCTGGAGATCATCGGAAACCCGGACGTGTTCCACCTGCTGCTGACCGCCCAGATCATCTGGAAGGACACCGGCTGGGCCACGATCATCTTCCTTGCGGCGCTCTCCACGGTCGATCCCCAGCTCTACGAGGCCGCGGCCGTTGACGGCGCGGGCCGGCTACGGCAGATGTGGCACATCACGCTGCCCGCCCTCAAGGGCGTGATCATCCTGCTGTTCATCCTGCGCCTCGGCGACTCGCTCTCGGTCGGCTTCGAGCAGATCATCCTGCAGCAGGCCGCCGTCGGGCGCGGCGTCAGCGAGGTCCTCGACACGTACGTCTACAACAACGGAATCGTCGGTGGGCAATGGGGCGTCTCGGCCGCCGTGGGGCTGGTCAAGGGCGTGGTCGGGGTGATCCTCGTGCTCGGCGCGAACAAGGTCGCCCACATCTTCGGAGAACAGGGGGTCTACAAGTCATGA